The segment TGAATTGCACATATTTGAGATCTGGAACCTGGGCGACCAGATGCCGGAATCCAGCATTTCGCCCCCGCGCCATCGTAAACGGAATCGATAAATCCAAATTGACAACCTGAACTCCAAGCGACTCCGCAAATGCAACGCTGCCATCGGTTGATCCTGAATCCACATAGACGATCAATGTTCCGGTTGGCATTTGGGCGACCAAGGATTTCAGACATCGCACCAGTCGATCTCCTTCATTTCTGCCGATCGCGACTACCCCAATTTTTTCCAACATGATCTTAAGTCGCTCAACTTTGTCCAAGTTAATGATTACAAGCCCTGCACCGTCACGAGTAACAATCTATAACTTTTAGGATTTGATAGATTGCTGCTCTATCTATAAATCGCCCCATCCATCAATCGTTGCGGTATGTAATTAGGATGACAGTAAATTATCTTCAAAAAAATTATATTGGCATTTACAGTAATCGTGATTAGAACCTTTTAACCATGAACAGATGAATCAATCTTATCGGTAGACCTAGATCACATTCGCAGCGTTTCAGTGCTATTCCATGGCGTGGTTCAATATTTTCATCGCTCCTTCACAATTCCATGACTTCCAGCAAAGAATGAAAAAGAGTAAGCTCAAAGAATTGTGAAAATATGCTCCGTTCTTATACTGAGACTAATTTCCTATCCGTAAGTTGCACTCTGAAGTCTTATGAAAAATGATATGACTAAAATTGCATATCTGGTGAATCAGTATCCGAAAGTCAGTCACAGTTTCATTCGGCGTGAGATTCACGGAGTCGAAGCTAGCGGTATTTCGGTCGGTCGGTATGCCATCCGCTCCTGTCATGCAGAACTCGTAGATGACGAAGATCAAAAAGAACTGGCGCTCACCCGCACAGTTTTAGAGAGCGGTGGATTTACATTATTGAAGAGTCTGGCAGCCGCAATCGTCACTCGTCCTCATCAAGTTCTCCAGGCACTTAAGCTCGCTGTAAAATTTGGGCGACGCTCCGATCGCGGAGTCTTACGCCATTTGATTTATTTGGCTGAAGCTTGTGTTCTAAACGACTGGTTTCAAGCAGACGGTATTCAGCATATCCATGCCCATTTCGGCACGAATTCAACGACCGTTGCGATGCTGTGCACTGCCCTAGGTGGTCCAACCTACAGCTTCACAATCCACGGACCTGAAGAATTCGACATGATTCAGTCTTTATCGATCGTCGAAAAGGTTCAGCGTTCCTCTTTCGTCGCAACGGTGAGTTCATTTAGCAGAAGCCAGCTTTATCGCTGGTGCGATCAATCGCAATGGGACAAGATTAAAGTTGTGCATTGTGGAGTCGATCGTTCTTTCTTCACAGACGCCACTCCTATGCCTTCAGAACCCAGAATCGTCTGTGTCGGACGACTCTGTGAAGCGAAAGGGCAACTGCTTTTAGTTGAAGCGATTAAGCCGATCGTGGCTGCAGGCATTGCAATTAAGCTAGTGCTTGTAGGAGATGGTCCCTTACGTCCTCAAATTGAAGCTTTGATCGCTGAAGGAAACCTTCAAGATCACGTCGAAATTACAGGCTGGGCAAGTGGCGAAACAGTGCGCGAACACATTCTCGCTTCGCGTGCTTTAGTTCTTCCGAGTTTTGCAGAAGGGCTACCTGTTGCCTTAATGGAAGCACTCGCCTTACACAGACCTGTGATTAGTACCTATATCGCAGGCATTCCTGAATTGGTCATCCCGAATGATTGCGGTTGGCTAGTTCCTGCAGGCTCTATCGCAGAACTCACCTCTGCAATTAAAACTGCGATCGAACTTCCTGCCGAAGTCCTAGCTCAAATGGGGCAAACTGGAGCAGCACGAGTACTGGAGCAGCACGATGTGGCGATCGAGGCGCAGAAGCTTGCCAATCTCTTTAAAGATATGACTGCAAAGCCTGCTGTAGAAAGGGGTTTGACTGAAACCCGTGATCTGATTGTTCCACTTGTGCAATCTTCTCAATAGTTTCCTCTCGATCGTTTCTTCTCAATGACTCACCCTACCCTTAGACAAGAGCCTCAATCCATGAGCAATGCACCCGACTCCCTAACCTTGTGGCAACAGATTGTCGAAGACTGGAATGCCCATGGGCGTGACTGGACAAAACCCGGATTTCGAGCCGTTGCCGTTTACCGTTTCGGGGTTTGGAGAATGCAAATTCAGCCTCTTGCCTTGCGTGCTCCGCTGAGTGTGCTCTACCGTATGCTCTTTCGCAAAGTTCGCAACCATTACGGCATTGAGTTACCTTATAGTGCCAAGCTAGGGCGAAGAGTGGTGATCGAGCATCAAAGTGCGATCGTCATTCATGGAAATTGTGAAATTGGAGATGACTGCATTATTCGCCAAGGCTGTACCTTAGGCAATCGTTATCTGGATCGCGCCTACGAAGCCCCGAAGCTGGGAAATCGGGTAAATGTCGGAGCAGGGGCGAAGATTTTAGGAAAGGTTGTGATTGGAGATGATGCTTGTATTGGAGCCAATGCAGTAGTTCTCAAAGATATTGGAGCTGGAGAAACTGCCATTGGGATTCCTGCCAAAATTCTTAAGCCAAAAGCTGTTCCCGTAGGGACATCTGATGATGTGTTGAACCTAGAAGCAGCAATGGCTGCTCCTGCTGCTCCCATTACTAAATAACCCTACATAGGCATATTAATATATAGCAATATAACCCCCTAACAGGTGATTCAGCCGCGCCTATTAGGGGGCTTTGTTTTGCGAAGCGATCTCGTCTTCTCTCTGAAATCATATAGTCTGCTGGTTCTTATCGATCTCGGTCAGATCTACAAATTTCCACGGGAAGTAGCAACGTCTAAGTAGCCCATCATACTGCCAAGCCTAGAATTCACTACTGCAACCTGAACTGTTGAAAGGAAGCTCGATCGTGTGATTCTAGATCGAGCACTCCCCAAGCGATTCAGCCGAAAAAGCATTGCTATGGCTCCATACTCTCGTTGAAAAAACTCTGCCTATATCCAAGGAGGTAGAAAGTTCTCAATCGAATTGAGTCGCTCATGTAGTTGGGTATGCCAGACCATAGCCTAGAGTGCGGCAAGCCTTCGTAAAGCATCAATGAAGAAAATCTGGACTTTTAGAGCGAAAAAGATATTGTTCAGTGCATTCACGTAATCTACAATAGAGCGCTCGTAAAATGGTTCAAATGCCCAGTTCTGACATTGATAAAATTAGCCCTAAAGCATGGCTAAATTATCATAATGCACCAATTCTACTTGCAAGATATTCTGGTATTGCAAGCTAGACTATTCCTTGAGAATAAATGATACATTCCTAAAAAATAGCGTTGATAAGATTCAGGTTTTATTTAAGCTGAAAATTGACGATCTTAGATATATTTCAATATAATTCTGTTTGTTTTATAACAGCGCAACTTGCGCCCACGCTGAAAGACTTCTAGTTTAGAACAACGTAAATCCATTCTTTTGTAAATTGGTAACGCCCTAAAAAACCTAGTCTCAAATCATTAGAACGATAAAATAGTTCATGTAGTGATGGCGTAAATGCATATCATCTTCGTTGGACTAGAAGTCTATATACGTCTAAATTAGTAAATCAGGTGTTTAGAATCTAAGTCTTGTGATATTTCAAAAGCAGGCCTGTTAATAAATAGACAGATAGTTTCATGGATTTATGTCAGATTTTATCCAGTAATATGATGAGAAATTATCAAAATCTCTATTGGTGAGATCGCTAAATCTTGAGCCTATTTTGTATCAAATTCATAGAAAAAATCTGCTAATGAATTTGTTGTTAATCGTTCAATTGATTGAAGTATGTTGTTCCAAATTAGAAGATAGCTTCTCTCTAAACCGCTTAGCTCAATACGATCAGGCGCAGCAAAACTTTTAGAGCGCTTCGTGTGTTGTCTTTGTGTAACAGATGATTAACAACTTCACAGATTCATTAGAAACATGTTCCGTAGTTCCACGGTTCCCTAACCGAATAATCCCTTAATAGTCGCGTGAAGATTCAGTAAAGCGAGTAGACGCACCTTCAGAAAGCCACTTAGATTACATACAGAGCCGCCTCGGAGTTCGATAGGGCAACTGCTCAAAATAACTTCTGAATCAGCTGGGCTTCTTGTGTGTTGTTTTTTCAACTTGATACGGGTGCAAATCAGCAGATCACCGAAATATGTCTCCCAACTGGGACAGATATTTCGGTGCACAGGCTCTAGCTCTCCATTGGGCAAGCCGTAGTAGAGATCTTTCGGGCAAAGTAATGAGACAGGTTCACCTTCTTAACATTGGAATCCACAACCTCACGATGATTGAGCTACTCGAAAAGCTGCGGCTTGGCGGGACAGTCTTTACACCCAATGTGGATCATCTCATGAAGTTACAGCATGACTATGAATTCTACCGTGCCTATCAAGGGGCGGATTTCAAAGTCTGTGATAGTCGTGTGTTAGTATATGCCTCCTATTTTTTAGGAACCCCGGTGCAAGAAAAAATCTCTGGCTCTGATCTGTTTCCAGCTTTCTACACGTACTATCAAAACGACCCCAGCGTCAAAATTTTCCTTCTTGGGGCTGCTCCTGGCATTGCAGAGGTTGCCCGAACTCGAATTAACGACAAGGTTGGTCGCAACATGGTTGTTGCGGCTCATTCTCCTTCTTTCGGTTTCGAGCGAAACGAAGCAGAGTGCCAAGCCATCATTGACCTGATCAATCGTTCTGGCGCAACCGTGTTAGCGATCGGGGTTGGCGCACCGAAACAGGAACTCTGGCTCACAAACTATAAAGATCAGCTTCCGAATGTCAAAACCTTTCTCGCGATTGGGGCGACGATCGATTTTGAAGCTGGCACAATCCAGCGTTCTCCTCGCTGGATGAGTGATGTAGGACTGGAATGGTTGTTCCGGATTCTGTGTGAACCGAAGCGACTTTGGAAACGGTATCTCGTTCACGACCTGCCGTTCTTCTGGCTGATTCTTCAGCAGCGCTTTCGCAATTATCAAAACCCCTGGGCATCCGAACCGACCACTGCATCGCATAAAAAATCACGATCATTAATGAAAACAATCTAGGGAGACTACGGATGCATTTCAGCATGTTTTCTATATCAAATCCTTAATCTCACCTTTTTGAAGGCTAAGTTATGGCATAGTTATGGGAGAAAGGCTGACAAGGTGATCCGAACGCGATACCATCTAGCGAAACTGTACTTAAAAAGCTGCGCTCAAAGTCGTATCGGTTGACTGAACTCAAAGCCGAATATTTTCAGGCTTGCATCTCAACCGAATCCTGTTTGCTTCTCAAATCATTCTCAGCGCCATCAGTTTTCGGCTTCCTATGTTCCCCAGGTTATGAGTCCCTCATTCCTCAATTCCCCTTTATGACAAGCATGAAAATGGAGACCAAGCAATATTCTGAAGACTTCGATCTTCAAAACTATTGGCTTATCCTGAAACGCCGTTGGTTAACTGCTGCTACTGTTCTTGCAGCAACCGTTGGGCTGGTTGGGCTAGCTACTTCGATGCAACGTCCTAGCTTTGAAGCAAACGGGCGACTCTTAGTTCAGTCAAACCGCACGACCTCTTTAACCGGAGTCGGTGAAAAAGTCGGGACACTGGAATCGCTCAAGCGCGAGGGTAACCCGCTTGACACGCAAGCGGTTGTCGTTACGTCGTATCCGATCTTGCAGCGTGTGATCGATACTCTGCAGTTGAAAAACTCCAAGGGTCGTCCGATGGATCCCGAGGAACTCAGCAAGCAGCTCAAGGTTGAGGCAGTGCCGACAACGGACATTCTCAACTTGAAGTACAGCGATAATGACGCAGAGATGGCAGCAAACGTGGTCAACCAGATCATGAAGGCTTACATCGACAATAATCTGAAGACGAACCAAGAAGAAGCAAATAAAGCAGGTCGCTTTATTGAAAGCCAACTGCCGCGAGCGGAAGCAGAGTTGCAAAAAGCCTCTGAAGAGTTACGCCTATTTAGAACTCAAAATCAGATTGTAGATTTAGAACGCGAATCCGCTGCAAATATTAATTCGCTCTCGCTCCTACAAGATCAGCTCAACCAAGCGCGATCGCAGTTAGCAGATGTCGCCCGTCAAGAGCAAGTCGTGCGCGATCAGTTAGGGTTAGAGACAGGGCAAGCAATCGATCTCGCTTCACTCAGCCAGTCGCCTGGAGTTCAAGAAGCCTTGAGCCAATTGCAACAAGTCCAAACTCGTTTGGTCACTGAGCAAGCTCGCTTCAAGAGCACCACTCCGCAAATTCAGACCTTGCAGCAACAAGAGCAAGACTTGAATGCACTACTGCAATCTCGGGTGAGCGAAGCAGTCGGAGCAAGTGTGCAAGTTGCTCCTGGTGCGCTACAAGTCGGCGATATCAAGCGGAAATTAGCAGAGAGCCTAGCCACTCTGCAGTCGCAAAAATTAGGGTTAGAGGGCCGTGTAGGAACGCTTGCTGGATTGCAGTCAAGCTTCCGCAGTCGCATGGCAGCAACCCCAACATTAGTGAAACAGCAAAGCGAATTAGAGCGTAAGCAAGACTTAGCACAGAAGGCTTATGAGAATCTCACAAGCCGCTTGCAAGAAATTCAAGTTGCAAGAAATCAGCAAGTTGGCAACGCCCGTGTGCTACAAAACGCGCTTGTTCCGACACAGCCAACCGGACGGATGCGGTTGATTCTCTTAGCCGCAGGCACAATGATCGGCTTGCTCTTGGGAGTTGCGGCAGCATTCTTTAGAGACATGATGGACAAGTCGCTGAAGACGGTCAAAGAAGCCGAAGCGCAATACGGCTACACAATGTTGGGGTTAGTTCCGAAGTTTGAAACCAGTGATACGCCAACGATCGTTTCGCCGAGTGCCGATGACATTTCGCCACGGGTGATTGCAATGACTTCACCGCGATCGATGATTCATGAAGCTTATCAGATGCTGCAAGCCAATCTGAAGTTTATGAGTCTCGACAAGAAAGTGAAGACGATCGTAATCAGCAGTGCGGTACCCCGTGAAGGTAAGTCTGAAGTAGCAGCGAACTTAGCCGCTACGATGGCACAGTCGGGTCGCAAAGTCTTGCTCGTCGATGCCGATATGCGAAATCCCTCGCAGCATCACTTGTGGGGCATTGTCAACTCGGTTGGGTTGAGTAACGTGGTTGTCGATCAGAGCGAACTGCGCCAAGCAGTCAAGCCGATTACGAACAATCTTTCGATTCTGACTGCGGGTGTCATGCCACCGAATCCCCTGGCAATTTTGGATTCTGAAGCAATGACGACCTTGTTAGAAACGATTGCTAAGGATTATGATTACGTCCTGTTTGATACGCCACCCCTAGCGGGAACTGCAGATGCGGCTGTCCTAGGCAAAATGGCGGATGGCGTCTTGATCACAGTTCGTCCAGGCGTAGCTGATGCTGGCAGCATCTCTGCTGCTAAATCTTTACTCGATCGCTCTGAGCCAAATATTCTAGGCCTGGTTGCGAATGGAGTCAACGTGCGTTATGAGCCGGACAGCTACTTCTACTACACCAGCCCGCGTGAGCAGGTTTCGGAACGGGGAGAAGGTGCGCGTTCAGTCCGTTCGTTACTGACAAAATAGTCTCAGATTCTCTGTAGATGTGAAAAGGTTGCGGCAAATCATCTGACCGTAACCACACCGATCTTCTTGATTTTGTATTTATGCTGAGTGCCTGTTTTTTGGGAGTTGCAGCTCTTTTCTTGGGGCTGAGCTGCTGGACATTTTTAGAAACTCTGGCTGCTGTGTTCGCACGGCGAATCGAGCCAGCTTATCCGTCGTCTTCATCTGCGCGGGTGGCGATCTTAGTCCCTGCTCACAACGAAGAAATTGAAATTGCAGAGACGCTGCAAACCTTAACAGCACAAAAGCGACCTCAAGATCAGCTGATTGTTATTGCAGATAACTGCACGGATCGAACTGCCGAAATTGCTCGATCGATGGGTGTGACTGTACTAGAGCGCCATGACACACTCCGGCGTGGCAAAGGATATGCTTTGGACTATGGCACAACGCATCTAGCTGCAGATCCACCTGATGTCGTGATTGTAGTGGATGCAGACTGTCAGGTGCAGCCAGGCACGATCGAACAATTAGTCGATACAGTGATGGCAACGGGCAGACCGGTTCAGGCGACCTATTTACTCCAGAAACCGCCTCAAGCGACGGCTAAACACTCTGTTGCCGCATTTGCTTTCACGCTCAAAAATCTGGTGCGACCGCTCGGATTAACTCATCTTGGGCTGCCGTGTTTATTAACGGGGACAGGGATGGCGTTTCCTTGGGCAGCGATTCAAGCCGTGAGTTTAGCGAGCGGTCATATCGTTGAAGATATGAAGGTCAGTGTGGATTTAACGATCGCTGGATTTGCCCCCCTTTATTGTCCAGAGGCACGAGTAACGGGGGTGCTGCCGCAGAATAGCCGTGCGGGTGAAAGTCAACGCACCCGATGGGAGCATGGACATTTGCAAGCGATCACCACCTTTGTTCCAGTCTTAATCAAGAGTGCAATTCAGCGAAGAAATTTGGATGCGCTAGGAGTTGCTCTAGAGCTGAGTGTCCCGCCCTTATCGCTGTATGTCATGAGCTGGTTGGCAATCAGTGCCATTACGCTGTTTTGGGGTTGGATAAGTGGGCATTGGTTCCCTGGAATGATTGCGATCGCGGCTGGAGCTTGTCTTGCAGGGACAGTTTTTGGAGCTTGGGCGAAGTTTGGGCGCGACGATTTATCGCTGCGCGACCTGATCACAGTTCCAATGTACATATTGTGGAAGATTCCGGTGTATCTGAAGTTTTTAGTGCGCCCGCAGAAAACTTGGGTGCGCACAGAGCGGGATGTGCGCTCGGCTTCAGAGTAGTGACTCGTGAAGCGTAAATAATTAGGAACTTTGGCAGAGGATTTAAGTCGGGGTTAAAGTCGAACATAGCGCACACAAGCTGGTATAGGAAGTCTTACCGTGAAGCGATTCGTCTCCCTGAAAACACTCGGTCATAGTTTTATGTGGGGTGCAGCCCTAGCTCTGTCAGCTGTTGCTCCTAGTTTCGCTGCTGAACGTTTAAATTTGCGATTTGGACCGTTTGAGCAATCGATTGAGGTTGCGGATTTAGAACAGTTTGCTCAAAGTGGAAAAGTCTCTACATCGCTTCAGCTCTATACTGCAATTCTGACTCCTGAATTTCGCAAAGCTTTAACGAGTCGATTAGAGCTTGATCCCAACTTGGGCACGCGGATTGTTGAAGACTTGTTAAAGTCTCCATCGGGGCAGCAGGTTTTAAATTCGATCCGACAAGCTGCTCCAGAATTAAGTTTAGAAACGCTGCAAGCGGGGTTTTGGTTAGCAGCTCGGCAGGCAAATCAACTCGATGCAATTGGGGTGATCAAAGCGATTCCACAAGATACGGTGACGATCGATGTCACCCAAGCGCTAGGCATCGCGTCTCAGTTGAATTTTTCCTACTGGAAAACTCAAGGGATTCAATCGCTATTAACGAATAGTTTGCCAGCGGGCAATCCAGGATTTCGCGCTGAACTTGATCCATCTGCGCCCGGAAATCAGCCGGTTCGAGAACAGTTTTTTTCATTCTTCGATGATCAACGGAATCGCCAATTGCCTGTGGATTTGTATTGGAGTTCGACCAATCCTCAAGCGCCTTTGATTGTGATTGCGCCAGGGTTTGAGGCAAATCGGAAGTTTTTAACATATCTGGCTCGACATTTGGCATCGCATGGATTTACAGTCGCCGCGATCGAGCATCCGTTTGTCACGCGTGGTGGAGCACTGCCCGCTTTGAATCCTGATCGCTTAGTGCCTGGAACTGAGTTTATTGATCGCCCCAAAGACGTGAGTTTTTTGCTCGATCGCTTTGCGGAATTGAATCAACAACCGGGCGAACTACAAGGAAAACTCAATACTCAAAAAGTTTCAATGATTGGGCATTCGTTGGGGGGGTATGAAGCGTTGGCGCTGGCTGGGGCTGAGTTGCGGATTGATGAATTACGCGATTTCTGTCGAGAAAGTGGTCTATTAGAGCGGGTTCCAGCGGATTGGCTGCAATGTGCAGCGGCTGAACTTCCCCAAAACCGAATTAGTGTTCGAGATCCAAGAATTGTGCAAGCGATCGCGCTCAACCCGGCGATCGGGCAAATTTTTGGTAAGGAAGGTCTAAAATCTGTAGCTACGCCAACGATGATCTTGACCAGTACCGACGATCGGTTAGCTCCAGCATTTACGCAGCAGCTTCAACCCTTTTTGCAATTACCGACTCCGAAGTATTTATTAACGGCAATTGGGACAACCCATCTCAGTGTGAGCGATCCCGGCAATTTCAGTGGAGCCGTGGCGCAAGGAACGTTAGTCAAAGAGCGCAGGGGCAAGGAAGTTGAACCATTGCGGCGATTGTTGCAAGGGGTCACTTTGGCATTTGTGCAACAAGCGACTCCTGCTGCCAAAACCTATCAGCCGTTCTTAACCCCGGATTATGCGCGATCGCTATCGAAGCCAGAGTTACCCATGCGGTTGAATACTGAACTGCCTGAAAATATTACGCGTTGGCTGAGTTTGGCGTCGGTTTTTTGAATTTAAAGGACTGGAGAAGTTCTATCCAACCTGTGCGGATTGGCTCGAACTTGTTCGTAAAAGTTTCATAAAAGTTCATATCATGAACCTGTGCGATCGTCCGCGCACGGAAACCTACGAGACAGAGGAGTCACCTTAAATGAGTTCAGCTTTAGCTGTATGGATTACCAGTACAATGCAGTCGCTGGGATACATCGGAATCGGATTTCTCATGTTCATGGAAAATCTATTCCCACCGATTCCGTCCGAGCTGATCATGCCGCTAGCTGGATTCACTGTCTCGAAAGGAGATATGGACTTTCAGTATGCCGTGCTGGCTGGTGTGGTGGGGACAATCTTAGGAACGCTGCTCTGGTACTATGGTGGACTTTTGATCGGCGAGAAGCGAATTCGAGAACTGGCAGATCGCTATGGCAAATGGATCGGCGTAACCGGTCAAGACATTGATAAAGTCAATCGTTGGTTTTACAAACATGGAACCAAAGCCGTTTTATTTGGGCGACTCGTTCCCGGCATTCGCACGTTGATCTCGCTCCCTGCGGGGTTAAGTGGAATGCGACTCATGCCGTTTTTGGTGTATTCCACGATCGGGACAACGATTTGGACTGCCGCTTTAACGTATGTTGGGTATGTTTTGGGCGACCAGTATGAATTGGTGGATGAATATCTTGCGCCTGTTTCTAAGATTGTTCTCGGCATTTTAGTCATCGCCTTTGTGGTTTGGTTAATTCGACATCGAAAGGCTTCCCAATAAGGCATGGGTATCTCTAGAATTGTGCCGCAATTTTGAGATGAGACGGGGAACAGATTCAGGCGTAAACTCTTCCAGAAATAAGGCTCCTAGCTTTTGAGCAGATTGTCTCAGCACAACCGTTTAGATCACAAGCACAGGCATCAAGCGGTCGTGCCAACGCGATTTCGACTTATTGTGCGAACCTTGACTTCAATCGTTGCGAGGATATGAGCAATGCGCGATTGTCCCTTTATTTCGTTTAATCTGATAAGGGGATTGGACATTTAGACGGACGGTGATAGGATACTCGCTCGGAAAAGTCACTCCGGATGTAGATCAATCGCTGGTGCCGATCCTTCTAATTATTAATCGTTATGATTGCAAGTTCACTTTTGCTCTCTCACATTCACATCTACCAGGAACACAAGTCAAATCGATCTTGAAAAAACGTTCTAACTACTGGCAACTTCTCGCTTATCTTCGCCCCCAATGGCGCACGATCGTTTATGCCTTGATGTGTGCGGTCATTTTTGCTGTGACTTGGCCCGCCATGGCATTTTTGTCAGAAAAAATGTCTCGGTTTATCAGCGAGGGGCGAATTGCTGCAATTGCGGAAACCGCTGGCTATGTGATTTTGATTTGGGGAAGCCAAAAACTTGCACAATACGGTCAAGAAACGCTGATTGCCAAAGCTTCGTTGAGTATTGCGATGGAGTTGAGAAATCGCACGTTTTCTCATATTCAACGCTTGAGTCTCGCTTATTTTGAGACTGTGCAGACTGGAGATCTCACCTATCGATTGACAGAAGATGTCGATCGCATTGGTGAGGTAATTCAGAAGCTCTTTAGCCAGTTTGTGCCGAATGCGATGAAGCTCGTTGTGACGCTGATTACGATGCTGTATTTCAATTGGCAGTTGACGCTTTCAACGCTGATCGTGGCTCCGTTGCTAGCTGGATTAACGGCTTGGTTTGGCGAGAAGATGCGGAAGTTGTCGTATCGGAGCCAGAGCCGGATTTCAGACTTGTCGGCGTTGCTGACAGAGATGTTAAGTGGCGTGAGATTAGTGCGCGCCTTTGCAGCGGAGGATTATGCGATCGAACAATTCCGCCGAGGTTCAGAACGCAATCGTCAAGCCAGATACGCGACAGAACGCTTGAGAGCGATTCAATACCCAGTTCAAGGATTTTTAGATGCGCTAGGAATTCTCGCGCTCTTGTTAGTGGGCAGTTGGCAAATCTCCCAAGGGAATTTGACGGGCAGTGAATTCATTGCGTTCGTGGTCGCGGTCGCGATGTTGTTTGAGCCGATTAGCACAGTGACATTGAACTACAACGAGTTTAAGCAGGGAGAGGCTTCGGTCGATCGTGTGTTTGAACTGTTGCAGATTAACCCGTCGATCGTGGAACAACCCGATGCCAAAGTTCTGCCTTCTGTG is part of the Leptolyngbya boryana PCC 6306 genome and harbors:
- a CDS encoding glycosyltransferase family 4 protein, which codes for MTKIAYLVNQYPKVSHSFIRREIHGVEASGISVGRYAIRSCHAELVDDEDQKELALTRTVLESGGFTLLKSLAAAIVTRPHQVLQALKLAVKFGRRSDRGVLRHLIYLAEACVLNDWFQADGIQHIHAHFGTNSTTVAMLCTALGGPTYSFTIHGPEEFDMIQSLSIVEKVQRSSFVATVSSFSRSQLYRWCDQSQWDKIKVVHCGVDRSFFTDATPMPSEPRIVCVGRLCEAKGQLLLVEAIKPIVAAGIAIKLVLVGDGPLRPQIEALIAEGNLQDHVEITGWASGETVREHILASRALVLPSFAEGLPVALMEALALHRPVISTYIAGIPELVIPNDCGWLVPAGSIAELTSAIKTAIELPAEVLAQMGQTGAARVLEQHDVAIEAQKLANLFKDMTAKPAVERGLTETRDLIVPLVQSSQ
- a CDS encoding serine O-acetyltransferase; amino-acid sequence: MTHPTLRQEPQSMSNAPDSLTLWQQIVEDWNAHGRDWTKPGFRAVAVYRFGVWRMQIQPLALRAPLSVLYRMLFRKVRNHYGIELPYSAKLGRRVVIEHQSAIVIHGNCEIGDDCIIRQGCTLGNRYLDRAYEAPKLGNRVNVGAGAKILGKVVIGDDACIGANAVVLKDIGAGETAIGIPAKILKPKAVPVGTSDDVLNLEAAMAAPAAPITK
- a CDS encoding WecB/TagA/CpsF family glycosyltransferase, with the translated sequence MIELLEKLRLGGTVFTPNVDHLMKLQHDYEFYRAYQGADFKVCDSRVLVYASYFLGTPVQEKISGSDLFPAFYTYYQNDPSVKIFLLGAAPGIAEVARTRINDKVGRNMVVAAHSPSFGFERNEAECQAIIDLINRSGATVLAIGVGAPKQELWLTNYKDQLPNVKTFLAIGATIDFEAGTIQRSPRWMSDVGLEWLFRILCEPKRLWKRYLVHDLPFFWLILQQRFRNYQNPWASEPTTASHKKSRSLMKTI
- a CDS encoding GumC family protein, which translates into the protein METKQYSEDFDLQNYWLILKRRWLTAATVLAATVGLVGLATSMQRPSFEANGRLLVQSNRTTSLTGVGEKVGTLESLKREGNPLDTQAVVVTSYPILQRVIDTLQLKNSKGRPMDPEELSKQLKVEAVPTTDILNLKYSDNDAEMAANVVNQIMKAYIDNNLKTNQEEANKAGRFIESQLPRAEAELQKASEELRLFRTQNQIVDLERESAANINSLSLLQDQLNQARSQLADVARQEQVVRDQLGLETGQAIDLASLSQSPGVQEALSQLQQVQTRLVTEQARFKSTTPQIQTLQQQEQDLNALLQSRVSEAVGASVQVAPGALQVGDIKRKLAESLATLQSQKLGLEGRVGTLAGLQSSFRSRMAATPTLVKQQSELERKQDLAQKAYENLTSRLQEIQVARNQQVGNARVLQNALVPTQPTGRMRLILLAAGTMIGLLLGVAAAFFRDMMDKSLKTVKEAEAQYGYTMLGLVPKFETSDTPTIVSPSADDISPRVIAMTSPRSMIHEAYQMLQANLKFMSLDKKVKTIVISSAVPREGKSEVAANLAATMAQSGRKVLLVDADMRNPSQHHLWGIVNSVGLSNVVVDQSELRQAVKPITNNLSILTAGVMPPNPLAILDSEAMTTLLETIAKDYDYVLFDTPPLAGTADAAVLGKMADGVLITVRPGVADAGSISAAKSLLDRSEPNILGLVANGVNVRYEPDSYFYYTSPREQVSERGEGARSVRSLLTK
- a CDS encoding glycosyltransferase family 2 protein, with the translated sequence MLSACFLGVAALFLGLSCWTFLETLAAVFARRIEPAYPSSSSARVAILVPAHNEEIEIAETLQTLTAQKRPQDQLIVIADNCTDRTAEIARSMGVTVLERHDTLRRGKGYALDYGTTHLAADPPDVVIVVDADCQVQPGTIEQLVDTVMATGRPVQATYLLQKPPQATAKHSVAAFAFTLKNLVRPLGLTHLGLPCLLTGTGMAFPWAAIQAVSLASGHIVEDMKVSVDLTIAGFAPLYCPEARVTGVLPQNSRAGESQRTRWEHGHLQAITTFVPVLIKSAIQRRNLDALGVALELSVPPLSLYVMSWLAISAITLFWGWISGHWFPGMIAIAAGACLAGTVFGAWAKFGRDDLSLRDLITVPMYILWKIPVYLKFLVRPQKTWVRTERDVRSASE
- a CDS encoding alpha/beta hydrolase — protein: MKRFVSLKTLGHSFMWGAALALSAVAPSFAAERLNLRFGPFEQSIEVADLEQFAQSGKVSTSLQLYTAILTPEFRKALTSRLELDPNLGTRIVEDLLKSPSGQQVLNSIRQAAPELSLETLQAGFWLAARQANQLDAIGVIKAIPQDTVTIDVTQALGIASQLNFSYWKTQGIQSLLTNSLPAGNPGFRAELDPSAPGNQPVREQFFSFFDDQRNRQLPVDLYWSSTNPQAPLIVIAPGFEANRKFLTYLARHLASHGFTVAAIEHPFVTRGGALPALNPDRLVPGTEFIDRPKDVSFLLDRFAELNQQPGELQGKLNTQKVSMIGHSLGGYEALALAGAELRIDELRDFCRESGLLERVPADWLQCAAAELPQNRISVRDPRIVQAIALNPAIGQIFGKEGLKSVATPTMILTSTDDRLAPAFTQQLQPFLQLPTPKYLLTAIGTTHLSVSDPGNFSGAVAQGTLVKERRGKEVEPLRRLLQGVTLAFVQQATPAAKTYQPFLTPDYARSLSKPELPMRLNTELPENITRWLSLASVF
- a CDS encoding DedA family protein, whose amino-acid sequence is MSSALAVWITSTMQSLGYIGIGFLMFMENLFPPIPSELIMPLAGFTVSKGDMDFQYAVLAGVVGTILGTLLWYYGGLLIGEKRIRELADRYGKWIGVTGQDIDKVNRWFYKHGTKAVLFGRLVPGIRTLISLPAGLSGMRLMPFLVYSTIGTTIWTAALTYVGYVLGDQYELVDEYLAPVSKIVLGILVIAFVVWLIRHRKASQ